GCACGGAAGAGCTGGCGAAGCTGTTGAAGATTGATGTGGATGAGATGGGATACATCAGGGAGCGCCATCCGAACGCCGCGTCGATTGAGACCAGCAGGCCGGGGATATTTGTTGCGGGGTGTGCACATGGTCCCAAGGATGGCACAGACACCGTGAATGAAGGCAAGGGTGCTGCGATGGCGGCGCACTCTATTCTGCCCATTCCGACACCAGCGAAGCCCGAGCCAGTCCCACCAGCAGAGCTTGGCGACCGGCCGAGGGTTGGAGTCTTCATATGCCACTGTGGAGGAATCATCGGCAACGTGATCAGCTCGCCGGGGCTTGCAGAGTGGGCAAGGGGGCTTCCGAACGTCGTGTACAGCACGGACTACATCTTCATGTGCTCGGACCCCGGTCAGCAGCTCATTGTCGATGCCATAAAGGAACACAAGCTCAATCGGGTGGTTGTCGGTTCCTGCTCGCCCCTACAGCACCAGGAGACCTTCAGGGGAGCGCTTGAGCGAGCCGGACTTTCCAAGTACTACTTTGTCGGACCAGCTGGACTCCGAGAACACCTGGCACTTGTCAATGCGCAGGCGCCAGCGGAGGAGCGGCAGGAGAAGGCACAGGACCTGATCAGAAGCGCCGTTGCAAAGGCGGTCAACACAGAGGTAGTGCCGGTCAAGGTCCTTGAGGTCGAGAAGACCGTGATGGTCATCGGCGGAGGAGTGTCAGGGATGACTGCGGCGCTCGACATAGCAAGAAAGGGCTTTGGTGTCGTCCTTGTTGAGAAGACAGGCAGGCTTGGAGGACGACTGAACGACCTCCACCGAATCTTCCCGAAGATGGAGATTGCTCAGGAGATTGTCGATGACCTGATAGCGCGTGTCAAGAAGGAGAAGAGAATAGAGGTCCTGATGGACTCGAAAGTGGTTGCAAGAAAGGGGTCATATGGTAACTATGACATGACCGTGGAGAACACGAGGACGGGAGAGAAGAGCGAGCACCGAGTCGGCACGGTAGTAGTGGCTGTTGGTACTGACACGTACGACCCGAAGCCGGGAGAGTACGGTTGGGGCGAGGTACCACAGGTCATATCCACACTTGAGCTGGAGCGGCGGATCAAGAGCGGCGAACTGAAGAAGGCCCCCAAGAACCCGGTCTTCATTCACTGTGTTGGTTCCAGACAGAGTCCGGGAGAGGGCAACAGGTATTGCTCAAGGGTGTGCTGTTCTGCTGTGATTGCCATGCAGCACGAGCTGCTTGAGATGTTCCCCGGCATCAAGGTGTTCTCTGCGTACAAGGAACACATCAGACCATATGCCAAGGGCATGGAGGAGATGTGGAGAGAGAACAGACAGAACGGAGTGTCCTACCTGAGATGGACGCGGGAACGTCCAGTCACTGTGCAGAGGTCTCCTGACGGCAAAGAGGCAATAGTGACCGTGTATGACACTCTCTCACAACGCACCCTCAACATCCACTCGGAGATGGTGGTCCTTGCACTGGGCCTGGAGGCCCCACACGACGTTGGTGAGCTCGTCAAGGCGATTGGATTGAGTGTCGGTCAGGACGGCTTCCTGCGCGAGATGCACATGAAGTACAGACCTGTGGAGACCACCGTGCCAGGTGTCTTTCTGGGCGTCACCTATGCAAAGAACGTTGCCGACTCCATCAGTCAGGCAAGAGGAGCTGCATCGGAGGCCACTGCACCACTCAATCTTGGTACTGTTGAGATCGAGCTTCTCACAGCGGAAGTCAACCAGGAACTCTGCGTTGGCTGTGACCTCTGTCACTACTCGGAGATCTGCCCATATGATGCAGTCTCAATGATAGAGGTTGCGCCCGGTGTGAAGAAGAGCGTGACTGACGAGATGGCCTGTCAAGGCTGCGGCGCGTGTGCTGCAATCTGTCCGACGGGCGCAAGAGACCTGCGATGGTGGCGTGAGAAGAGCCTGTTGGAAGAGATAGCCGAGATGCTCAGGGAGTGATACACATGGTGTCACTCGAAGGACTCAGCGCGGGGTGGATGGTCATCAATGAACTCCTCGGAGAACTGAGAGAGAAGGGTGCATTCATTCCAGACCTGACCTATGCGGACATGCGGAACACCAAGATGAGTCTGGAGTATCTACGTTCTTTCGGTGCAGAGATGGGCACCACCGATGAAGAGGACTCGCGCCTCAGAGAGGAAATGGAGCACAGGATGTTGCTCTTGAGAGACACAGTCATGATGTGGGCTGAACAGCAGGGCGGACCCGACTACAGACGACGGTGGCAGGAGAGCTTTGACAGAGCAGTCCGTGGAGAGATACCTCCCCCCGAAGAGGCGCGCTCGATACCTATAACGGACCTGCCACGCGACAAGGACGTGGGGTTCTTTAGGATTCGACTTCTCGAAGACATCCCTGTCGAGGTGATCTCAGAGATTGCCGAAGATTGCAGGGTCAACATCTCTCTTGATGGCGACAGACATCTGCAAGTGAGTGGGAAGCGGGAGTGTGTCAGACAGGCAATGACGCGACTCGGACGGCTCTTCTATGGTGAGAGCAGAGTGAAATGAATCGTCTGTGTGTCCTGTTGGTCCTGCAAATGGGAAGTTCAGGGAGTCGAGGACTGGCAGGTCGCAGGAGTACCGGGAGGAGGCTGACAGACGGGACGACGAGGATGGCGTCTTGCGTAAGCAAGTCTTCTGGCAGACGGGCTGAATAGAGAGATTACAGCTACAGTCCAAGCAGTCCTCGGATGGGGTCGAGTGAGATTCTGTTCAGCTGAAGACCCAGTTGTTCAGAGTCGAGGCCCATGGCCAGTCCCAGCACCTGTGTCACAAACAGACCGGGCATCTCCAGTGACTGTCCGTTGTCGTCTTTGAGTCCCCTCAGCTGCAGGTCAAACTGAGTATGGCATGCAGGGCAGTTCGTGACGATACAGTGAGCACCTGCCTCTCGTGCCGAGATCATCTTCTCTCGAAGGATTCGAGTTGCGACTTCCTCGCTGGCAATGAGCAGTGGCGACCCACAGCAGCGAAGCTTCAGGCCCCACGGTACACTCTTCGCACCAGTCAGCTCCAGCAGTTCGTCGACCTTCCGCGGTAGCTCGGGGTCGTCGAACCCGGCCACATTGGATGGCCTGAGGAGATGACACCCGGGGTGAAAGGCAATCCGCAGTCCATCGAGAGGCCTGACTATGTGGCCTGCAATCTCCTCTCTCAGGTCATACAGGACCTCTACGAAGTGGCGGATCTTCGCCTTTCCCTGGTACTGCAGACCCAGAGGCTTGAGGGTCTTGTTGACCGCTTCGCGCAGTTGACTATGCCCGTGGAGAACATGGTCGGTGTCCTTCAATGAGCCGAAGCAACCATTGCAAGGTGTCACGATGTCGTGTCCTCGGCTCTCCGCAAGTGCGATGTTCCTTCCCGAGAGAGAGAGCCAGCTGGCTTCATGAATCGACTTCATGACGACAGTACCACAGCACGAGGCGCCTTCGAAGTCGATCAGCTCGACACCCAGTTCCTTTGCGACTGCCCGAAGAGAACTCTCATAGTTGTTGAATCTGGCGGGAATCGCACAGCCCAGAAATAGCTCGTAGCTGAGGGTCATCTCAGTCCTCACTCTCCTCCAGCTTCATCAGACCAGTACTGTCCAGCATCTTCTGCGTGTCCCTGACATCCAGCCTTGGGACAGGGTCCAGACCTAGGTCCTCGCGTTCCCAGTCAGTCGCCTCATACAGACGACCTGTGTCATACAGACCCTTTCTTGCACCCAGGTATCCGGCGGGGGCAATTCCCTTTCGAAAGGCCATGTTCTTCAGACCAAAGATTATGTCTGTTATCTCAATCCCCTGCGGGCAGCGCTCCTGACAGGTATAACAGGTGGTACACAACCAGACCATGTCTGTCTCTAGTACTTCCCTGAGTCCAAAGAGGAGCATACGCATGAGCTCATGCACCTGGATGTTGACCTTGTCGCTAACGGTACAGCCCGCACTGCACTTGGCACACTGGAAGCATGCAGAGAGGTCCTGACCACCAAGAAGACGCCCCACCTCGGCTGTGAACTCTGCGTCCAGTGCCTTGAACTGGCGACCCTCAAAGGACTTGAACTGACCCCAACTCTGTGTCATTGTATCTACCTCCTCAGTGGACTTGGTCCAAGCCGCTCTACGAGTGATGAGAGCTCTCTGACCTTCTCTGCCCATACAGATCCTTCGCTTGCGCTAATCTGAGTGAACTGCAGCCGTTCGGGTTCCAGACCGGCCTTTTCGATTATTCTCTTGGCAATACTATAGCGTCGCTCGAATGAGACATTGCCATCGACATAGTGACAGTCACCGAAGTGACAGCCAGATATCCACACCATGTCTGCTCCAAGACGGAAGGCCTCCAGTATGTGAGCCACACTGATGCGGCCTGTGCACATGACTCTGATGTCTCTGACTGTGGATGGCTGTTGCAGACGTGACACCCCAGCATTATCCGCACCAGCATAGGAGCACCAGTTGCATATCATTGCCAGTATCCGTGGCTGATTGGCTGGCAGGTCGGCGATTGCAGCCTTGACCTGGGCGAGAATCTGATCGTCAGTGAAGTGCTTCATGGTGATTGCTCCAGCTGGACAACCGGCAGCACACTTGCCGCATCCCTGACATAGCACAGGGTTAGAAACGGCATAGTCATGACCACCTTCTCCAGGCATCACCTCTATGGCATTGTAGACACAGTTGATCTCACAAGTGCCACAGCCCACACAGACCTCGGGGTCAACTACAGACACAATGGCCTCGGTCTTGCGTACGCCACTTATCAGAGGGATCAGTGCCCGGGCCGCTGCACCACGACCCTGAGCAATTGCTTCATCGATTGACTTTGGAGCCGTGGCAGTCCCAGCCACGTAGACACCGTCCGTCTGGAAGTCGACAGGACGCAGCTTTGGGTGGGCCTCCATGAAGAAACCGGACATGTTCAGAGGGACCTTGAACAACTCGGAGATGACCTTGTTCTGTTCAGCTGGCACCATTGCAGTGGCCAGAACGACATGGTCAACGTCCAGCAGGAGTCTGGCACCAAGGATCTGGTCTGTGACTTCCACTCGCAATGCCTTGCCAGAGCCCTTCTTGACCTCCGGTGGTGAGTTCTTGTCGAACCGAATGAAGACAACGCCCTTTTTTCGTGCCTCACGGTACTTGTCCTCTGCAGAATAGGCGACTCTGAGGTCCCTGTAGAGATGGAACACCCGTGACTTGGGGTAGGCCTTCAGCAGCTCAAGCGTGTGCTCAAGAGCAACCGTGCAGCATATTGCAGAACACCACGTACGCGCCTTCTCAACCGACTCGTCTTCGCGGGAACCAGCACAGTGGATGACAGCGAAGGTCTCCCCATCGGTAAGGCCCTCTCCGGATGCGAGACGCTGGTTGAACTCCAGCTCCGTCATCACCTCGGGGAGCTTCTTGAGGCCGTAGAGGCCCTGCTCTTCCAGCGGCAAGGCGCCGGTGGCAACCACCACTACGCCCACCTTGACTTCACGCTTCTTGTTCCCGGTCTTGATCGTCACATCAAAGGCACCGATGGACCCCTTTGCATCAACAACCTCGGACTCAAGCATCAGTTCAATGTTGGGAGAACTGCGCACAGCGCGTTCGTTCTCAGCCACGACGTCGGCTGCGGGCCTGAAGTCAAAGTCAACTGAGCGCAGCTTGTTCAGTAGGCCGCCCACATGGTCCTCCCGCTCCACAAGATAGACTTTGAAGCCGGCTTCGGCTATAGTGCGCGCAGCGGACATGCCCGCGACCCCCGCGCCGATCACCAGAGCGGATGGCTCCACCTGAGTGATAGCCTCGGTCTGCGGCTCAAGAATCCGTGACCTCGCCACCGACATCCGAACCAAGTCCATCGCCTTTGCAGTGGCCTCATCCTTGGCGGTCTGGTGAATCCATGAGCAGTGCTCTCGGATGTTGGCCATCTCAAAGAGGTACTTGTTTAGACCGGCCTCCTGAATGGTGGCACGAAAGAGTGGCTCATGAGTCCGGGGAGTGCACGATGCCACAATGACACGATTGAGGTTATGCTGCCTGATTGCTTCCTTTATCACAACCTGAGCGTCAGAAGAACAGGAGTACAGCAGGTTCTCAGCATGAACAACACCAGGAAGTGTGGACGCATAGCGCGTGACTTCGGCCACATCCACAGTGCCTGCAATGTTGATACCACACGAACAGATGAAGACCCCAATTCTTGGCTCTGCAGCCATGAGTTCCAGGTCAGCTTCGGTGACCACCTCGGCTGGTTCCCTGGGAGATATCGCGAGGTCAAGCACTGCAAGGGCAGAGGCAGCGCTGGCCTGTGCCACTGAGTCCGGAATGTCCTTTGGTTGATTCACAGTACCGCACATGTAGACCCCGGGTATGTTGGTCCGCACACTCTCGATGTGACCACCCACACCGGGCACAAAGCCGTACTGGTCACTAGTGAGACCGATTCTCTCGAACAGAGCGGTGTTGTCATTTGGGACCATTGCCGGACAGAGGACTACCAGGTCATACCTGTCAAGCAGCACCTCATGACCCTTGACATCGCTGTGTCGCACAAGTAGGTCACCAGTTGCCGGGTCCTCCTGTATCTCACTGGGTAGGCCCTTGACATATCTTATGCCATACTCCGTCTCCCCGCGTACAAGGAATTCCTCGAAGCCCTTGCCGAAGGCGCGCATGTCATTGTACAGGATATCAATATGGACCTCGGGGGTGTGCTCCTTTGTGATGATGGACTCCTTTGTTGCGTAGGTACAGCAGATTCTAGAGCAGTACGCGCAGTGATTCACGTCGCGCGAACCCACACACTGGACAAAGGCGATACGGTGCGGTTCACGGCCATCTGAAGGCCTCATCACAACGCCCCTCGTCGGACCACTTGCACTGACCATCCGCTCGTACTCAAGACTTGACACAACGTTCGCATACCGACCATAACCATACTCGGGTACCGTCGAGGGGTCAAGCAACTTGTAGCCGGTTGCAAGGATGATTGCGCCCGCGTTGATCTCGACAGGCTCGTCCTTTATTGCGAAGTCGATTGCAGAAGCCTTGCATGTCTTGACACAGGTCATACACTCGATGCAGTTGGTGAAGTCAATAGTGGCGACATTGGGTACTGCCTGAGGAAACGGGATGTATGCGGCCTTCCGCATCTTCAGACCCATGTCATACTCGTTTGGAACCTCGATTGGGCACACTCGCTGGCAGTCCCCACAGCCCGTGCACTTGTCCACGTTCACTCTTCGAGTCCGCCTGAGCACCTTGACCGTGAAGTCGCCCTTCTTCCCCGTCACCTCCTTGACTTCCGAGTACGCAAGAATCTCAATGTTGGGGTGCCTTGAACAGTCAACCATCCACGGACCCATGATGCACATGGAACAGTCCATCGTTGGAAATACCTTGTCGAGTTGAGCCATATGTCCCCCTATGGAGGGCTCCTTCTCAACCATAAAGACCCTGACGCCCATCTCGGCGAGGTCGAGGGCTGCGCGGATACCCGCAATGCCTGCGCCAATTATGACAACCGGCTTCGTGTTGGCCTTGGCCATGGATAGATTCACTCCGGGGTGTAGGTCGGGCGGTCCGAAACCGACGATAAAATGTTTGTCATTGAGCAGACACCATACACAGCTGCAGAGAGTGACAGAGGCTCGGGCTGCGGACCAGCTGCCGTAGTACGATTGCTCTCACTGAGACAGACACGCCGCACTGACCGACCGAGCCGCATGGGAATAGTCTTGGCTACGTACTGCTGTCGGAGACCTTCGCCAAGAAGCCGGGTGCACTCTTACGCTGTTGATACTGAAGGTGCGTCCCCAGGCCGAACTCTTCCGGTTCGTGACCAAACGCGAGCGCCAGCAACTCTGATACATGCAGCACATCGAAGTTGTACGACTTGTTGAACAGCTTCTGTATCTCCACCTGCCCCATGTCTAGCTGCAGCTCACAGAAGGGGCAGGGAGTGACAATCAGGTCTGCACCACCAGCCTTCAGAATACTGTCGAACTTCTGCACTGTGAAGTCTAGTGCAACCTTCACATCTGCAGTGCGCACTGCGCCGCCGGCCCCGCAGCAGATCAGCTCGTCCCTGTACGGTACGTACTCGGCACCCGTCGCCTCACATAGTTCTCTGAATATGCGGGGGCGTTCCGAGTTGTCCTTCTTCTTCACAGCGCGCGGCCGCATCCAGTGGCAGCCCGGATGCAGTGCCATCCGGACGCCATTGAGAGGCCTTGTCACATGTTCTCTGATCTTCTGCGTACCAACCACATTGTATAGTACATCGACGTAGTGATAGACCTCTATCGTGCCCTTGAACTCACGACCCACTTCACCCAGGATCTCGTTGACTTTCGTCCGGAGTTCCACATCGTGCTTCAGCTCGTGGTTGGAGTCCCAAAGGGATGCAAAACAGCCGTTGCAACCAGTCACTATGTCATGTCCACCCGCTTCTGCGAGCGTCAGATTACGGGCGGCAATGCTTGCCCAGGTGACTCTGTCAAACGACCCAAAGACCCCGGGGGCAGGGCAGCATGATGCGCCCACCATGTCCAGCAGCTCCAGTCCGAGGTCTTCGAACACGAGGTTCGTGGCTCTCTCAATGCTCGGATATCGATGAGGAATGATACAACCGAGAAAATGATAGTAAGAGTGCTTAGCCATTTGCTCACTTCCCCTTTTCAGCGACAAGTCTGTCGAACTTGCTCTTCTTGGCCATCTTCAGAATCTCTTCAACCGCCTCAGGATGGCTGGAAGCATTGGGTGGCATGGGTTTCAGACCGACCTTCTCTCTGAGCTGCGACCACGACTCCTTGTCGAGTGGCACAGCATGACCGGCCTCAAGCACCTTCTGTGCCACCTTCTGGTGGGGCTCAAGCATGTACCCCTCCGCGACTGCAATATTGCGTATCGCCTTGATCACATCGGTGGGCTTCACGTCCTGAGGACAGCGGTCAGTGCAGGTATAGCAGGTGGTGCAGTACCACAGCTCAGGTGCGGAGATCACCTCTTCCTTGAGGCCTAACAGAGCCTTGCGAATGATTCCTCTGACAAGATAGTTGGTCCTTGCCCCGGCCGGGCAGGAGCCTGAACAGGTCCCACACTGAAAACAACTCTGGATGTTGGGACCACCAGTCTTCTTTATCATATCGACAAAGGAGCTGTCTGGTTGGTCGATGTCAAATGGGGGTCTTTCTTCAATGACCGTCAAGTGGGAACACCAGCCGTCAAGACACGCGGGAAGTTCAACCTTAAATCCATTGTCAAATGACCCGACTTTCCCGGCGAGTTCGAGTGTCAGGTCCTAGCCACGACGTTCTCCAGTCGCTTGTTCAGTGCTGCGGTGAAGACCGTTGCGAGAGCGACCTTCGCAGGCACAATGATAGATGCGGCCGCCCACAGAACGGCCAGTTGGTCAGGTGTCAGCCCATAGAAGAGAGAGTAGGTCTGACACGGCACCAGTAGGAACAGACGAAAGAGCACATCAGCCTCCAGTCCCAGCACTGCTGCACAGAGTGTCATGACGGAAAACGACGCATCGACTGAGTCGGAATGCCTCTTCTTAGAACACAAGATGACAGAGAGGAACCATGCGCCTAGAGTGTCCCACACTCCCCACAGCGGTAGGTCCCGAGAGACTGGTGTGAGGAGATAGGGCACGAACATCAGAGTATACGCCGCAAAGACAGTTCTGTGGTGTCCCTGCATGACAGCTCCCGTCACTGCCGCACCGACCGGAGCACCGAACATGAAGACGGACTCGTACGGGTCTCTGGTCATAATGACATGCCCTAGGACGGAGCCTACAAGGACCGAAGACGCTCCCAAGACAGGACCGAGGAGCATGCCGGCCAGGGGACTTAAGATGAACGCCCACGAGTCCCAGACACCACTATAGAAGCCCGGGAGCATAGGTGTCGAGTCAAGTACTGCGATCAATGAGGCGAAGAGCCCGGTCATGGCAACCGACGAGCTCTTTCCGTGCAAGTGGAGAGTCAATGTCTAGTCGACCGCCATCGTGTGAGTATTAAGACTGTCGCGACAGAATACGGTACATCCCTCAATCCTTATATTGTGCAGCAATGCGGGTTCGATGATGAGCTCCCCATAACAGAGGTCACAAAATGGCCGAATCCATCAAGCGAGAGACAATCGATGGAAGTAGTATCGACCCATCTTTTGTCGACAGAATAGTTGGGAAGGGTGCTGACAGGATACGAACCTGCATCCAGTGTGGAACATGTTCGTCAGTGTGCCCTAGCGGTCGTCGCACCGCATTTCGTACCCGCGAACTGATTCGCAAGGCCCTTCTCGGTCTAAAGGAGGAGGTCCTGAGCTCTCCGGACCTGTGGCTCTGTGCAACCTGCCTCACATGCCTTGAGAGATGTCCGCGTCAGATCAAAGTCACTGATGCAATCATCATCATGAGGAACATGGCAGTCAAGGAGGGATTCATGTTGCCGCAACACAGGAAGTCCTCCCAGAAGCTCATTGAAACAGGCCATGCAGTGCCACTGGATGACGCAAATCGAGAGATGCGCAGCGAGTTGGGGCTTCAGGAGATACCACCGACGGTGCACTCGGATGAGAAGGCGCTCAGGGAGGTCCAAGAGATTCTCAAGCGGACCGGTTTCGTGGACACAATAGAAAAGGAGCCAGGAGCCCAGTGAGATGACCGAGTCTGAGACACCCACCTATTCGCTGTTCTTGGGCTGTGTCATGCCCAACCGATTTCCCAACGTGGAGAAGAGCATTCGAGAGGTACTTCCGAGGCTCGGTATCAAGATTGTGGACCTAGAGGGAGCGAGCTGCTGTCCTGCACCGGGAGTGATTCGGTCGTTCAGCGAGCCCACATGGCTGGCACTTGCGGCCAGGAATCTTGCCCTCGCTGAGAAGGCCGGACACGACATAATCACCGGGTGCAATGGATGCTACGGCACCTTCAAGGAGACCCTAGCGGAGGTCAACGCACATCCACAGAGACTGAAGGAGATTCAGGAGGTATTCAAAGGACTTGGTATCAAGTTCACAGCCAAGTCTGACGCGAAGCACCTTATCGAGGTGATCTATTCTCTGGGAGTCGAGAAGGTCAGGTCAACAGTCGTACGACCACTCAAAGGCATCAGGGTGGGCGTTCACTATGGATGCCATCTCTTGAAACCGAGCAAGAACAGACCTTGGAAGCAGACTCAGAAGCACACATTCCTCGATGAACTTGTGGAGGCGACTGGCGCTACCAGCGTCAAGTACAAGGACAAGTTCCTCTGCTGCGGTGCAGGCGGTGGCGTGCGCGGCAGCAACGTCCCGGTCAGTATCGACATCGCAAAGGAGAAGCTCGATAACATGATAGAGGCTGGTGTGGATGCAGTGGTGGACGTCTGCTCATTCTGCCACCTGCAGTTCGAGCACTCGCAGGCCCAGCTCAACAAGGAACTGGGTGAAGCGCGCTATCAGGTACCAGTCATCTACTACACTCAGCTGCTGGGACTAGCTATGGGACTCGATCCAGAGTTGCTGGGACTCAACAAGCATGTTGTCAATACACAGCCGCTGCTTGAAAAGGTGCTCGGCTAGAGTTGTGACAGCCTCCCAGATGTGGGACAGTCATGAGCATGCGGCGCGCGTGGTCAACAGGACTTGGTGAGCGTACCGTGTCGTCCGGGCTCCTATCGGCCTACAACCATCGCTTGGCTGCAACATAGACAATGAGCGCCATCGTGCTGCTTGTCACGATGGCTGCAAGCAGATAGACGGCTGTGATGTCAATGACAGGTTGCCCGCCAGAGGTGGTACTTGTGACGGGTATGTCGCCAGCAGTGAACAGCGCATCAGACGAGTCTGTCGACATGTAGATGCCGTCTGAAACTCGAACCTGAACAGAATATGTGTCAAGACGGGGTAACCCTGTGCAGTTCCATGTGTAGTGGTTTGTAGTGAGACCGGATGCTAGCAGCTGGTAGGTCCTTCCAGAGTCTGCTGACAGATAGACCGCAAAGACGAGTGTCTCGTCTTGATTCAGGTCCTCCGCGATCCATGTGATGTTATTGTGTCCGGTCCACACCTCTCCGCCGTTGGGCGACACGACTCTGACGGTTGGCTTGAAGAAGTTTCCAATATAGACGTCGGGACTCAAAGCCACCACAACTGTGCCGTTCTTCAGCCATGCAGTCATGGTCACGGTACAGCTCGCGTTGTTGTTCAGATACCGGGTGTCAACGGAGACTGCTGGTGAACTGCTCTCTGCGTACAGTGATGCATCAAGGGCCTCGGCAGACACTTCAATTCGGGTTCGGTTTATTATGGTGGAGGGGTGCCATGTGGAAGTCAGTACAATGTGGTCCCCTGCCAGTATGTCACCTGAGCTGACCGGAATCTCAGATGTGTTAGAGCGACTGTGATATGTCAGGGATACAGAGGGCTCTTCTGAGCAACATGTCGCGTCACAAATGGGACTCGAAGCGGATGCCGGACTCACATGGGTCGGGCTGAGCCCCATCAATAGAAGACCCAGTGTCAGCAGTAGCAGCGCAACAAGGGGGGTTCGTCCCCGAGAGTCTGGCAATCGTTTCAATCCTCCGGTGAATGACACTATTGATACACGAATAACCAATGAGAGCCACTTAGTTCTATTCTTAGAACTCACTCTCTCTCCTCCGGAAAGGGCTGCTCGTTCCAAACGCGAAACGTCTCAACCCATAGAGT
This window of the Candidatus Thorarchaeota archaeon genome carries:
- a CDS encoding CoB--CoM heterodisulfide reductase iron-sulfur subunit A family protein, translated to MPRKQSSTSKPTGQSSTSKTTDVLVIGAGMAGINAALDLAKGGHHVHLVERTVNIGGHYVAIYKVFPALECSACVMTPLTSYVGKQPNITIHALTEVEKVSGSAGDFTVTVRKKARYVNEDKCTGCQQCVRACPVEVPNEYDGGLSLRKAIYMRFPQQIPLIATIDREACIGCGTCAGVCPQDCIMYDDQDRVYDLHVGAIIVATGFEEYKPIDYGEYGYGIYPNVLTSLEYDRQTHPTGPTDAHMVRPSDGKEPERILFINCVGSRDVREEIGGYAHHCNRVCCSFGLKLAQVTRMHYPPEHCEIIYTYMDMRTAGKLLEEFLWDSEHNQHIKFIRGRVSEVYEDPDTHDLFVKMEDTESGKIIEIENVSMVVLNSSFRPSRGTEELAKLLKIDVDEMGYIRERHPNAASIETSRPGIFVAGCAHGPKDGTDTVNEGKGAAMAAHSILPIPTPAKPEPVPPAELGDRPRVGVFICHCGGIIGNVISSPGLAEWARGLPNVVYSTDYIFMCSDPGQQLIVDAIKEHKLNRVVVGSCSPLQHQETFRGALERAGLSKYYFVGPAGLREHLALVNAQAPAEERQEKAQDLIRSAVAKAVNTEVVPVKVLEVEKTVMVIGGGVSGMTAALDIARKGFGVVLVEKTGRLGGRLNDLHRIFPKMEIAQEIVDDLIARVKKEKRIEVLMDSKVVARKGSYGNYDMTVENTRTGEKSEHRVGTVVVAVGTDTYDPKPGEYGWGEVPQVISTLELERRIKSGELKKAPKNPVFIHCVGSRQSPGEGNRYCSRVCCSAVIAMQHELLEMFPGIKVFSAYKEHIRPYAKGMEEMWRENRQNGVSYLRWTRERPVTVQRSPDGKEAIVTVYDTLSQRTLNIHSEMVVLALGLEAPHDVGELVKAIGLSVGQDGFLREMHMKYRPVETTVPGVFLGVTYAKNVADSISQARGAASEATAPLNLGTVEIELLTAEVNQELCVGCDLCHYSEICPYDAVSMIEVAPGVKKSVTDEMACQGCGACAAICPTGARDLRWWREKSLLEEIAEMLRE
- a CDS encoding DUF2096 family protein encodes the protein MVSLEGLSAGWMVINELLGELREKGAFIPDLTYADMRNTKMSLEYLRSFGAEMGTTDEEDSRLREEMEHRMLLLRDTVMMWAEQQGGPDYRRRWQESFDRAVRGEIPPPEEARSIPITDLPRDKDVGFFRIRLLEDIPVEVISEIAEDCRVNISLDGDRHLQVSGKRECVRQAMTRLGRLFYGESRVK
- a CDS encoding CoB--CoM heterodisulfide reductase iron-sulfur subunit B family protein is translated as MRTEMTLSYELFLGCAIPARFNNYESSLRAVAKELGVELIDFEGASCCGTVVMKSIHEASWLSLSGRNIALAESRGHDIVTPCNGCFGSLKDTDHVLHGHSQLREAVNKTLKPLGLQYQGKAKIRHFVEVLYDLREEIAGHIVRPLDGLRIAFHPGCHLLRPSNVAGFDDPELPRKVDELLELTGAKSVPWGLKLRCCGSPLLIASEEVATRILREKMISAREAGAHCIVTNCPACHTQFDLQLRGLKDDNGQSLEMPGLFVTQVLGLAMGLDSEQLGLQLNRISLDPIRGLLGL
- a CDS encoding 4Fe-4S dicluster domain-containing protein, whose protein sequence is MTQSWGQFKSFEGRQFKALDAEFTAEVGRLLGGQDLSACFQCAKCSAGCTVSDKVNIQVHELMRMLLFGLREVLETDMVWLCTTCYTCQERCPQGIEITDIIFGLKNMAFRKGIAPAGYLGARKGLYDTGRLYEATDWEREDLGLDPVPRLDVRDTQKMLDSTGLMKLEESED
- a CDS encoding hydrogenase iron-sulfur subunit, yielding MAKANTKPVVIIGAGIAGIRAALDLAEMGVRVFMVEKEPSIGGHMAQLDKVFPTMDCSMCIMGPWMVDCSRHPNIEILAYSEVKEVTGKKGDFTVKVLRRTRRVNVDKCTGCGDCQRVCPIEVPNEYDMGLKMRKAAYIPFPQAVPNVATIDFTNCIECMTCVKTCKASAIDFAIKDEPVEINAGAIILATGYKLLDPSTVPEYGYGRYANVVSSLEYERMVSASGPTRGVVMRPSDGREPHRIAFVQCVGSRDVNHCAYCSRICCTYATKESIITKEHTPEVHIDILYNDMRAFGKGFEEFLVRGETEYGIRYVKGLPSEIQEDPATGDLLVRHSDVKGHEVLLDRYDLVVLCPAMVPNDNTALFERIGLTSDQYGFVPGVGGHIESVRTNIPGVYMCGTVNQPKDIPDSVAQASAASALAVLDLAISPREPAEVVTEADLELMAAEPRIGVFICSCGINIAGTVDVAEVTRYASTLPGVVHAENLLYSCSSDAQVVIKEAIRQHNLNRVIVASCTPRTHEPLFRATIQEAGLNKYLFEMANIREHCSWIHQTAKDEATAKAMDLVRMSVARSRILEPQTEAITQVEPSALVIGAGVAGMSAARTIAEAGFKVYLVEREDHVGGLLNKLRSVDFDFRPAADVVAENERAVRSSPNIELMLESEVVDAKGSIGAFDVTIKTGNKKREVKVGVVVVATGALPLEEQGLYGLKKLPEVMTELEFNQRLASGEGLTDGETFAVIHCAGSREDESVEKARTWCSAICCTVALEHTLELLKAYPKSRVFHLYRDLRVAYSAEDKYREARKKGVVFIRFDKNSPPEVKKGSGKALRVEVTDQILGARLLLDVDHVVLATAMVPAEQNKVISELFKVPLNMSGFFMEAHPKLRPVDFQTDGVYVAGTATAPKSIDEAIAQGRGAAARALIPLISGVRKTEAIVSVVDPEVCVGCGTCEINCVYNAIEVMPGEGGHDYAVSNPVLCQGCGKCAAGCPAGAITMKHFTDDQILAQVKAAIADLPANQPRILAMICNWCSYAGADNAGVSRLQQPSTVRDIRVMCTGRISVAHILEAFRLGADMVWISGCHFGDCHYVDGNVSFERRYSIAKRIIEKAGLEPERLQFTQISASEGSVWAEKVRELSSLVERLGPSPLRR